The following are encoded in a window of Deinococcus humi genomic DNA:
- a CDS encoding DUF1802 family protein, whose product MVLSVSPTDSSVPQNVSALKEWDVQCQLLTTGRVSLLLRKGGIMETHDGFEVEHRQFLLYPTFLHQNPQELRGEYQALLHPDPAPGEIALPALAEVVAVQKVESLEGALRLEPLQALTAGAIERRFHYRNRLWLHALLLRVRPLITPLTLEETPDLLGCVSWVPLGDLRVEAGPPAVSEEELEQRQEELQHLLST is encoded by the coding sequence ATGGTTCTCTCCGTGTCCCCGACCGATTCCAGCGTCCCCCAGAACGTCAGCGCCCTCAAGGAGTGGGACGTGCAGTGTCAGCTGCTGACCACGGGCCGCGTCTCGCTGCTGCTGCGCAAGGGCGGCATCATGGAAACGCACGACGGTTTCGAGGTGGAACACCGCCAGTTTCTGCTTTACCCCACCTTCCTGCACCAGAATCCACAGGAGCTTCGGGGGGAATATCAGGCGCTGCTGCACCCCGATCCTGCCCCTGGTGAGATCGCGCTGCCCGCCCTGGCCGAGGTGGTGGCGGTGCAGAAGGTCGAATCGCTGGAAGGGGCACTACGCCTTGAACCCTTACAGGCGCTGACTGCCGGGGCCATTGAGCGCCGCTTCCATTACCGCAACCGTCTGTGGCTACACGCCCTGCTGTTGCGGGTTCGCCCCCTGATAACGCCGCTGACCCTGGAGGAAACGCCGGACCTGCTGGGCTGCGTCAGCTGGGTGCCGCTGGGGGACCTGAGGGTAGAAGCCGGGCCTCCAGCGGTCTCTGAGGAAGAATTGGAGCAACGGCAGGAAGAACTACAGCACTTGCTGAGCACCTGA
- a CDS encoding CHASE domain-containing protein → MTLRTMTPQAASASRRAPLLVMGLILLLSLTAALVISGFVQAQQRDRFERETLAYTLALKDRVNDYDRLLRTARAAWQVHPNLLDEAEFVRFVDGIDLVRRYPGVQALGFGAWLPDGDTAPLIARLRQTVTPGYTVREGPDPQTARAPISVIAPPNAENRAALGFDLYSEPGRRAALDLARTKADVQVSGRVPLLQRDANGQPLPGFLLMLPVWPTAQGGGQATEPEGFVYMAVRADQFLSDLRPPGVQNGLSVGVALAGEPLARGGGPAYFKDSLNLILAGQPWTLTYTAPRSFGQDAAAGVPVLVMLAGLLISGLAYLLVGAQVLARSRAEALNVSLGQARARQEQARAEFEAIFQSMQDPAAFTDPQGQIRLVNRALERQFGHPASALIGAPLSVLHHDARLAERQTFQILTTPYRRADDSIFTGEAQRSAVQDANGQRLGLLEVVRDVSERLAAERAVQRGERRYRGVLDAIPHILQVSDGVGQVTYVNTQHRELLGGDELSARMTPEGRVAFERLWQEVRERGEVGQHTASAEVQLQVGDAGRRWFTLRLSPIRMQDSSGSGAGEERTEEWITSATDIHDRLTAERLAQRNEERYRSVLEGLPQIVWQADPQGESLSFNRRWEEYVGPEQATAGFLGLLHPEDRADYQRRWAAAIRSGQPFEAEHRLRSAAGRYRSFVTRGLPILDPAGAVLEWVGTSTDVDDSVTEENAARLLADISEDLAARRPEPRLQPARSPAAPPVLLPPYLSAPAQDRPAVYRAALGRLTARFAEGAALWSIPAGAVKGEADQAKAPELLASSSLHPAWQTDHMRAFLEGLLEQVIRTEDPLFISSHPLLHGVNCTGALLYPLLGAGGRLCGVLGLFYRQELTGRDHDLAQEISGRFAAALDNDALQERVAGAQRELQALNLSLEDRVQRRTEELEHANHELEAFSYSVSHDLRTPLRHIVGFGDLLGKELLSQQAKSEAAGLGTGGGLSAKGQRYLNIITDSAGRMSQLIDDLLEFSRMGRQELRRESVDLRALLKTGWDSLEPDREGRDITLTLPDTLPRVPGDAALLGLVISNLLSNAIKYTRTREHATIDVSAQVDAGSITLTVRDNGVGFNPEYLDKLFGVFQRLHRADEFEGIGIGLANVRRIVSRHGGRVGADARPDEWAEFWITLPLNEPPLDAPPAVPASEAAGERA, encoded by the coding sequence ATGACCCTGCGCACCATGACTCCGCAAGCGGCCAGTGCCTCTCGGCGTGCGCCGTTGCTGGTCATGGGGCTGATCCTGCTGCTGTCGCTGACCGCCGCGCTCGTGATCTCCGGCTTCGTGCAGGCGCAGCAGCGAGACCGCTTCGAGCGCGAGACGCTGGCCTACACCCTGGCCCTCAAGGACCGGGTAAACGACTATGACCGCCTGCTGCGGACCGCGCGGGCGGCCTGGCAGGTGCATCCCAATCTGCTGGATGAGGCCGAGTTCGTGCGTTTCGTGGACGGCATCGATCTGGTGCGGCGCTATCCCGGCGTGCAGGCACTGGGCTTCGGGGCCTGGCTGCCCGACGGCGACACCGCGCCCCTGATCGCGCGGCTGCGCCAGACGGTCACGCCCGGGTACACGGTACGTGAGGGACCGGACCCCCAGACCGCCCGCGCCCCCATCTCGGTAATCGCGCCCCCCAATGCCGAGAACCGGGCCGCGCTGGGCTTCGATCTGTACAGCGAACCAGGACGCCGTGCGGCGCTGGACCTGGCACGGACCAAGGCGGACGTGCAGGTCAGCGGGCGCGTGCCGCTTTTGCAGCGCGACGCGAACGGACAGCCTTTGCCGGGCTTCCTGTTGATGCTGCCGGTCTGGCCGACAGCTCAGGGAGGGGGACAGGCCACGGAGCCCGAGGGGTTTGTGTACATGGCGGTGCGCGCCGATCAGTTCCTGAGCGATCTGCGCCCGCCCGGAGTGCAAAATGGCCTCTCGGTGGGCGTCGCCCTGGCCGGAGAACCACTTGCGCGGGGCGGCGGTCCGGCGTATTTCAAGGACAGCTTGAACCTGATCCTGGCCGGTCAGCCCTGGACCCTGACCTACACCGCGCCGCGCAGTTTCGGGCAGGACGCGGCTGCTGGCGTCCCGGTCCTGGTCATGCTGGCCGGCCTGCTGATCTCGGGACTGGCCTACCTGCTAGTGGGGGCACAGGTGCTGGCCCGCAGCCGGGCCGAGGCGCTGAACGTCTCGCTGGGGCAGGCCCGGGCGCGACAGGAGCAGGCCCGCGCCGAGTTCGAGGCGATCTTCCAGTCGATGCAGGATCCCGCTGCCTTCACCGATCCACAGGGTCAGATCCGGCTGGTCAACCGCGCCCTGGAGCGGCAATTCGGCCACCCGGCCTCCGCCCTTATCGGCGCGCCGCTCTCGGTGCTGCACCACGATGCCCGGCTGGCCGAACGCCAGACTTTCCAGATCCTGACCACGCCCTACCGCCGCGCCGACGACAGCATTTTTACCGGCGAGGCGCAGCGCAGCGCAGTGCAAGATGCCAATGGCCAGCGCCTGGGGCTGCTGGAGGTGGTTCGCGACGTCAGCGAGCGTCTGGCCGCCGAACGGGCTGTTCAGCGTGGCGAGCGGCGCTACCGGGGCGTGCTGGACGCGATTCCGCACATCCTGCAGGTCAGCGATGGGGTGGGCCAGGTCACCTACGTCAACACCCAGCACCGGGAACTGTTGGGGGGCGACGAGCTGAGCGCCCGCATGACCCCTGAGGGCCGCGTCGCCTTTGAGCGGCTGTGGCAGGAGGTGCGCGAGCGCGGCGAGGTGGGGCAGCACACCGCCAGCGCTGAGGTCCAGCTGCAGGTGGGAGACGCGGGCCGCCGCTGGTTCACCCTGCGCCTGTCGCCCATTCGGATGCAGGACAGCTCTGGAAGCGGCGCCGGGGAGGAGCGGACCGAGGAATGGATCACCTCGGCCACCGACATCCATGATCGCCTGACCGCCGAGCGGCTCGCGCAGCGCAACGAGGAGCGCTACCGCAGCGTGCTGGAGGGTCTCCCGCAGATCGTCTGGCAGGCCGATCCGCAAGGCGAGTCGCTGTCATTCAACCGGCGCTGGGAGGAGTACGTGGGGCCGGAGCAGGCCACTGCCGGCTTCCTGGGGCTGCTGCACCCGGAGGACCGCGCCGACTACCAGCGGCGCTGGGCAGCGGCCATCCGCAGCGGGCAGCCCTTCGAGGCCGAGCACCGCCTGCGCTCGGCCGCAGGGCGCTACCGCAGCTTCGTGACGCGTGGCCTGCCAATTCTGGACCCTGCGGGCGCGGTGCTGGAATGGGTGGGCACCAGCACCGACGTGGACGATTCGGTCACCGAGGAAAACGCCGCCCGCCTGCTGGCTGACATTTCCGAGGATCTGGCCGCCCGTCGTCCGGAGCCCCGGCTGCAACCGGCCCGTTCGCCCGCCGCGCCTCCCGTGCTGTTGCCGCCCTACCTGAGCGCCCCTGCCCAGGACCGCCCGGCGGTCTACCGCGCCGCCCTGGGGCGGCTCACCGCGCGCTTCGCGGAGGGCGCGGCGCTGTGGTCCATTCCAGCGGGGGCGGTCAAGGGTGAGGCCGATCAGGCCAAAGCCCCGGAACTGCTGGCGTCCTCGTCGCTGCATCCGGCGTGGCAGACCGACCACATGCGGGCTTTCCTGGAGGGCCTGCTGGAACAGGTCATCCGCACCGAGGACCCCCTGTTCATCTCGTCTCACCCGCTGCTGCACGGGGTCAACTGCACCGGCGCGCTGCTGTACCCGCTGCTGGGCGCGGGCGGGCGGCTGTGCGGCGTGCTGGGGCTGTTCTACCGTCAGGAGCTGACCGGACGCGATCACGATCTGGCGCAGGAGATCAGTGGGCGCTTTGCCGCCGCGCTGGACAACGATGCCTTGCAGGAACGGGTGGCCGGGGCACAGCGCGAGCTGCAGGCCCTCAACCTGTCCCTAGAAGACCGCGTGCAGCGCCGCACCGAGGAACTGGAGCACGCCAACCACGAGCTGGAGGCCTTCAGCTACAGCGTCTCGCACGACCTGCGCACGCCGCTACGCCACATCGTGGGCTTCGGCGACCTGCTGGGCAAGGAACTGCTCAGCCAGCAGGCCAAGAGCGAGGCGGCGGGCCTGGGCACCGGCGGCGGCCTGAGCGCCAAGGGGCAGCGTTACCTCAACATCATCACCGATTCAGCCGGGCGCATGAGCCAGCTGATCGATGACCTGCTGGAATTCTCGCGCATGGGCCGTCAGGAGCTGCGCCGCGAGAGCGTGGACCTGCGCGCCCTGCTTAAAACAGGCTGGGACAGCCTGGAACCGGACCGTGAGGGCCGCGACATCACCCTGACGCTGCCCGACACCCTGCCGCGCGTGCCGGGTGACGCCGCGCTACTGGGGCTGGTGATCAGCAACCTGCTGAGCAACGCGATCAAGTACACCCGCACGCGTGAACACGCCACCATCGACGTGAGCGCGCAGGTGGACGCCGGAAGCATCACCTTAACGGTTCGTGACAACGGCGTGGGCTTTAATCCCGAATACCTGGATAAACTGTTCGGCGTGTTTCAACGTCTCCACCGCGCCGATGAATTTGAAGGCATCGGCATTGGCCTCGCCAACGTCCGGCGCATCGTGTCCCGTCATGGTGGCCGGGTGGGGGCCGATGCCCGCCCCGACGAGTGGGCCGAATTCTGGATCACCCTGCCGCTGAACGAGCCGCCTCTGGATGCGCCGCCCGCCGTGCCCGCCAGTGAAGCTGCCGGGGAGCGTGCGTGA
- a CDS encoding ATP-binding response regulator, translating to MTGPTAAPRRSYRFPNPGEALNVLHLEDSELDHELVVMHLDGELPWPLQVRRVEDEAGFLAALETDPPHLILSDYALPSYDGLSAYRAASTRLPEVPFIIVTGALGEEVAVDTLRQGVTDYILKQRLDRLAPTIRRAIAEVEARASRERAEQEVLSLNRDLQARLIEVERLRNTAERQSQRLEVQAKQLEEALSMQKTFLAETSHELRTPLTALHGYLRRAEREAGGSQTLLDAQRVAENMTRLVNDLLQLSRGELVQGIEMHFMNLGRVIAQVGRDYGVRATHHDVEIVGDPVRLSQVFMNLVTNAIRVSGSPELVHLESSLRPGEVEVRVVDTGPGVPDAIKPRIFDKFFRGKEAGSAGLGLTIAQQVVTSHGGTIDVIDTPGGGATFRVRLPLPDEEDE from the coding sequence GTGACCGGCCCCACCGCCGCGCCGCGCCGCAGCTACCGTTTCCCCAATCCCGGCGAGGCACTCAATGTGCTGCACCTGGAAGACAGCGAGCTGGACCACGAACTGGTGGTCATGCACCTGGATGGTGAGCTGCCCTGGCCCCTGCAGGTGCGCCGGGTGGAGGACGAGGCCGGATTCCTGGCCGCGCTGGAAACGGACCCGCCACACCTGATCCTCAGCGATTACGCGCTGCCCAGTTACGATGGCCTGAGCGCTTACCGGGCCGCCAGCACCCGGTTGCCCGAGGTACCGTTCATCATCGTGACCGGGGCGCTGGGCGAGGAGGTGGCCGTCGACACCCTGCGCCAGGGGGTCACCGACTACATCCTCAAGCAGCGCCTGGACCGCCTGGCCCCCACCATCCGCCGCGCCATTGCCGAGGTGGAGGCCCGCGCCAGCCGCGAGCGCGCCGAGCAGGAGGTGTTGAGTCTCAACCGTGACCTTCAGGCCCGATTGATCGAGGTGGAACGGCTGCGCAATACCGCCGAGCGGCAGAGCCAGCGCCTGGAGGTGCAGGCCAAGCAGCTTGAAGAGGCGCTGAGCATGCAAAAGACCTTTCTGGCCGAGACCAGTCACGAACTGCGGACGCCGCTGACCGCCCTGCACGGCTACCTGCGCCGCGCCGAGCGCGAGGCGGGCGGCTCGCAGACGCTGCTGGACGCCCAGCGGGTGGCCGAGAACATGACCCGGCTGGTGAACGATCTGCTCCAGCTCTCACGCGGCGAACTGGTGCAGGGCATCGAGATGCACTTCATGAATCTGGGCAGGGTTATCGCTCAGGTCGGGCGCGATTACGGCGTGCGCGCCACCCACCACGACGTCGAGATCGTGGGGGATCCGGTCCGCCTCAGTCAGGTGTTCATGAATCTGGTGACCAACGCTATCCGGGTCAGCGGCTCGCCGGAACTGGTCCATCTGGAAAGCAGCCTGCGCCCCGGTGAAGTGGAAGTCAGGGTGGTGGACACCGGCCCCGGCGTTCCGGACGCCATCAAGCCGCGTATCTTCGACAAGTTCTTCCGGGGCAAGGAAGCCGGTTCAGCGGGCCTGGGCCTGACCATCGCCCAGCAGGTCGTGACCTCGCACGGCGGGACCATCGATGTGATCGACACGCCCGGCGGGGGGGCCACCTTCCGCGTTCGCCTGCCGCTGCCCGACGAGGAAGACGAGTAA